The genomic DNA GTCCAATCAACATCTCTAGAAATAGAAGCCTTATTTAAAACAACATAAGAACCATCATACCCATTATCATCAGACAAATCTGCATTACCAGTACTAGTCCACCCATCTAAATCATCAAAAGAATAAGTATCAGAAGAAGAATTAATTTTTAAATTATTATTATCTAATTGATTACTATTTACTAATTCGTTATCCTCATTAGAATTTAGATCTACATCCATATTATTTTCAACAAGTAAATGTTCTTGGTCATTTATTTGAGAATTTAAATTATCAGTTAGATTAACATCAGCTGCATTAGTTGAAGCCATCATCATGAAAATAATAAACAAACAGAAAAAATAAACTTTTCTCATAATAATCATAAAAATGAAGATATGAAAAAATAAATAACACATGATATATCATGTGAAATTTAATTTTCCATTCTTAAATTTAATTAACAATTATATATCCATAATTATCCTCAAAAGCATCACAAACATTAATAAATGTTTGATTTACTTGACCATATAAATAATTATCGTAAATCCAAATTTCACCACCTGTTGATTTAGCAAAATTAGAATTAATTTTTATAGCAGAACATGAAGAATTATTTAATGTTTCAATATTATTTAAACCCATGTATAAATATTCAACATTTGGATGGTACATATCAATACCTGTTTGGACATTATATATATCATTTGCAATAATGTCTACCTGCAATCTACCATTAGTGACTGCTTTTTTTCCTGCAAATTCAATACCATAATCTGATCCATTAATTATATTATCTTCAATTGTTCCTTTGAAATTACCTCCAAAGAACATTGCATATTCAGAACCAATAATTATATTATTAGAAATAGTAGAATATCCTTTGTTAGCCCATTCAGTATCACTTAAATTTCTGTGGTCAACTAAAGAAATTGCATCTCTAGTTACTCCAGTAATTGTATTACCGGAGATAGTTATGTTATCATGAGTTTGCATAATGTTTATTCCATCTTTTCCACCAGTAATATTATTGTTAGTAATTTCTGCATTGAACACATTTGCTCCGTATATTGCTGCTTTACCAGTTGCAACATTCATGTTGAAACCAGTGATTACAATATTGTTTGATCCAGCTACAGTGAATAAATTATCAGTTGATCCTATAATTGTTGCACCATTACCTGTGAATTTATTGTTGTTACCAGTTACCATTGAAAAATTTGTGTAATCATTAGTATTATCAAAAATAAATTCATAACCGTCAAAAATACCATTAGTTATATTATAATTAATACCATCAAAATCAGAAGTTGTATCAATATAATATGGAGTATATGTTATAGTTCGTGTTTGTTCTGTTTCCACTATTTCGTCAGTCTCATCTGCTGAGTCATCTTCAATTGCAATTTCATCTACTGCAATGTCGTCAGCAGGTTCATCAATGTCGACTGCCACATCATCTGCTGCAGATACTGATCCGACTGCAACAATAGCAACAATCAACATTGCCAAAATTAAAACCTTATTTTTAATCATGATTATTACTTCCGTAATCTTTTTTACAGAGTAACTATCAAATATAATGATTAAGGGGTTTAATTAATTTTTTTAAATTCAATATTGTTATGAATTAAATATTTTCATATCCACTAGTTCAGGAGAAAATAAAATCTTGTTGAATTTAAATTTTAAACCCCCTCAACAATTTTTTTGACACTAACTCTAAAAAATAGATATGCAAATATATGCACATCAATATTATTTTTCACTATCATCAATATATAATATTTATGTTTTAAATCGATGCGAACACTCCTTAAAAATTGCATATAAAAAATGAATAGCTTAAGGTATAAAGATTATAAAGTAATATTAAAACGATTTAATCGAAAAACAAGTTGATTAAAATCCATTTTTAAAATTAATTAAATAGATAATTAAATTTTATAAAAAAAACAATGTCATAATTTTTTCAAATCGTTTTAAATAACTGTCTTTTGCATACCAATCCACGCTGATTAACTTGCGAAATATAACAACTTTTATATTGAATGTGATTACAAATATTATAATCGTAACTACTCAAAAAATAAATTTCTTTTGACACTAAAATCTCTAAAAAAAATCATACATTTGGAGATTAAAAAGAATGACACATAAAACTCTAGGCATGTCATTGCTATTGCTTTTGGTGATAGTTTTATCCTTAAGCAGCGTTCAAGCAGCTAACCAAACAGACATTACCTCACAAGATGCTTCAGACATCTTAAGTGACGTTAATGTCGACGGAAACACTGCAGCAGACATTCAAAATGCAATAGATAATGCAAATGAAGGAGATACAGTAAACCTTGGAAAAGACAAGCAGTATAATGTTAACTCCACCATCCAAATTACCAAAAAGGTAAGCATTAAAGGTGAAAACGTTAACATTACATCTGAAAACGCATTTCAAATTAGAAGCACAGACAATGTGGAGATTAATGGTATAACATTCATCAACCCGAATGGCCTGCCGGATTATGGCGGATCAATGAAGGGAAATGCAATTTATGCCCAGGCAACCAGAAGCCTTGTAATTGACAATTGCAGATTCATAAATTACGCCTACGGCATTGACATGTACTCTTCAGTTGATGGTATTGTTAAAAATTCCTATTTCACAGGAACCACAACAGGTGTTGTGCCTGACCGTGCAGACAGCGGTACAAAGGCATTGCAGCTTATGGGCTCAAGCAACATTCAGGTAATAAACAACACTTTCTCAGGCCACATTCTGGACGGTTTAAGCATAGCTTCTGCTTCAAGCAAGATTTTTGTTGAAAACAACACTTTTATCAACAACACCTATGCAATATATTACGGTGGGGCATCAACCGAGGGAAACATTTTAAGAAACAACCGTTTCATAACCTGCGGAATGATCAATACCTCATATACCGGAAAGCTCGGATTTACAAAAGTTGATTATCAGAACTTGCCGGTTATCAGTTTGCAAAAGGCTTCAAGCAGTATAATTATAGATAATAACACTTTCATTGTTAAAAACGGCAACCTGTTGATATTGTCTGAGGCTGAAAACACTGCACATGGGTTCCCGTCTGTTATCGGTGGAATAACAATCACCAACAATACCGTTTTAAAAGCGGATGTGAGTGTTGACGGCTCCACTGTGGATTTCTACAATATCAATGTGGTGTCAAGTCTTGCCATTAACACCATTGATGAGATTAATGTCAAGGACAATGACTTTTCAGACATTCCCGACATTAAAAAGTTTGAAATCAAGTTCAATTCCATCCAAACAAGTGACAATGATGTTTATATTCCTAAAACATCCATCAACACCATGATGCAAGTCACCTACGTCAAGGATGGTAGAGTCATCATCAAACTGACAAGCATTTCAGGCGATGAGCTTACAGGTGAAAAGATTACATATACTGTAAATGGAGGATCTTCAGTTACAGATACCACTGATGAGTACGGTCAAATCTACATTAACGACCTTTCAGGTGAAAGCAAAATCGAGGCTAAATATCTGGGAAGTGACACTTATGCCCAAAGCACTTTCAGCATAACTGCAGACACATCAAAACAGACCACAACAGCACCTGCAGCCACACCAACAGTCAAGGTCACCAAAAAGGCAACCACATTAAGTATTGCCAAAAAGACTTTCAAAAAGAAAGCAACCAAAAAGCTCACCGCCACACTGAAATCCTCAGGCAAAGCCATTAAAAACAAAAAGATCACCTTCAAGGTCAACGGCAAAACATACTCTGCAAAAACCAACGCCAAAGGTGTTGCAACAGTAAAAATCAAACTGACCAAAAAGGGAACATTCAAATACACTGCCAAGTTTGCAGGCGATGCAACATACAAGGCAGTAAGCAAAACCAGTAAAATCAAAGTAAAATAATCCCCAAAAGGGTTTATTTTACATCTTTTTTATTTTTAGATACTTATCATTATTGAATTAAATATGATTGATATTTTTAAATTTATTTGTTTATCTAAACATTCATGAAAAATCAAAATTGAAAGATAAACTTGAGCAATCATATTACCGGAAATAAGCATATAAACTGATATTTATCTGCTATCTATTTTAATGAATATCATCCTATATATTTCCTGTGGGCTATTTTTACATTGCTCTGATTTACCATGGCATATTGCATGGTGGTGTCAATCTGCACATGCCCCAATAGTCTTTGAACCTGCTCGATTGGCATTCCCTTATCTATTGCCTTTGTTGCCATTGTTCTTCTGAATTTATGGGGATGCACTTTTTTAATATCAGATTCACGACCGAGTTTGCGCATTCTTTTTTCAACTTCGGTGATTCCAATCCTG from Methanobrevibacter thaueri includes the following:
- a CDS encoding right-handed parallel beta-helix repeat-containing protein, which gives rise to MTHKTLGMSLLLLLVIVLSLSSVQAANQTDITSQDASDILSDVNVDGNTAADIQNAIDNANEGDTVNLGKDKQYNVNSTIQITKKVSIKGENVNITSENAFQIRSTDNVEINGITFINPNGLPDYGGSMKGNAIYAQATRSLVIDNCRFINYAYGIDMYSSVDGIVKNSYFTGTTTGVVPDRADSGTKALQLMGSSNIQVINNTFSGHILDGLSIASASSKIFVENNTFINNTYAIYYGGASTEGNILRNNRFITCGMINTSYTGKLGFTKVDYQNLPVISLQKASSSIIIDNNTFIVKNGNLLILSEAENTAHGFPSVIGGITITNNTVLKADVSVDGSTVDFYNINVVSSLAINTIDEINVKDNDFSDIPDIKKFEIKFNSIQTSDNDVYIPKTSINTMMQVTYVKDGRVIIKLTSISGDELTGEKITYTVNGGSSVTDTTDEYGQIYINDLSGESKIEAKYLGSDTYAQSTFSITADTSKQTTTAPAATPTVKVTKKATTLSIAKKTFKKKATKKLTATLKSSGKAIKNKKITFKVNGKTYSAKTNAKGVATVKIKLTKKGTFKYTAKFAGDATYKAVSKTSKIKVK
- a CDS encoding tyrosine-type recombinase/integrase yields the protein MRVGELVNLNIDDVLFNERECVVLGKGDSERIVYFDAKTKIHLQKYLESRDDSNPALFVSIRKPHSRIGITEVEKRMRKLGRESDIKKVHPHKFRRTMATKAIDKGMPIEQVQRLLGHVQIDTTMQYAMVNQSNVKIAHRKYIG
- a CDS encoding right-handed parallel beta-helix repeat-containing protein, whose protein sequence is MIKNKVLILAMLIVAIVAVGSVSAADDVAVDIDEPADDIAVDEIAIEDDSADETDEIVETEQTRTITYTPYYIDTTSDFDGINYNITNGIFDGYEFIFDNTNDYTNFSMVTGNNNKFTGNGATIIGSTDNLFTVAGSNNIVITGFNMNVATGKAAIYGANVFNAEITNNNITGGKDGINIMQTHDNITISGNTITGVTRDAISLVDHRNLSDTEWANKGYSTISNNIIIGSEYAMFFGGNFKGTIEDNIINGSDYGIEFAGKKAVTNGRLQVDIIANDIYNVQTGIDMYHPNVEYLYMGLNNIETLNNSSCSAIKINSNFAKSTGGEIWIYDNYLYGQVNQTFINVCDAFEDNYGYIIVN